From a region of the Haematobia irritans isolate KBUSLIRL chromosome 4, ASM5000362v1, whole genome shotgun sequence genome:
- the LOC142235081 gene encoding uncharacterized protein LOC142235081 — MLDKYLTSVVFGICLLVMWMTAAEATNPVEKPGSLPALLGQCGTPSEQILRCLNQWSCQHAIRLDLRCLLNLNGVPLLGGLLGGLGGPAGAANAAAGGGAGGGAGNIVSSLLGRR, encoded by the exons ATGCTGGATAAATATTTAACATCAGTTGTCTTTGGCATTTGCCTTCTGGTG ATGTGGATGACTGCTGCTGAAGCAACAAATCCAGTC GAAAAACCTGGTAGCTTACCAGCTTTATTAGGACAATGTGGAACCCCTTCTGAGCAAATTTTAAGA tgtcTTAATCAATGGTCTTGCCAACATGCCATTCGATTGGATTTAAG ATGTCTTCTCAATCTCAATGGTGTACCGTTGCTAGGTGGCCTTCTTGGAGGTCTTGGAGGACCAGCTGGTGCTGCTAATGCCGCTGCTGGAGGTGGCGCTGGAGGTGGTGCTGGCAACATTGTTAGCAGTCTCTTGGGACGTCGATAA